A single genomic interval of Brevibacillus brevis harbors:
- a CDS encoding PQQ-dependent sugar dehydrogenase gives MWKKWMLCVLTLILSIPVVACEANPATESQPAQQSLPYRMEVLADQLDVPWAMDIASDGRFFFTERPGRIRVIQSGKLLPEPLISFPAPFISEGEGGLLGLVLDPDFANNHYLYIYHTYKEGLATFNRVLRLREANNSAQIDKVLLDKIPGSSIHNGGRIKIGPDQRLYITTGDAHEPKLAQDRASLAGKILRINLDGTIPADNPFSGSPVYSYGHRNSQGIAWYPDTGRLYSSEHGQTAHDEINRIEPGANYGWPVISGEQQKEGMKTPLLQSGDTTWAPSGMTFVSKGPWKGQLLVANLRGKQLQKISLDATRPDTVLEAGALFQDEFGRLRDVIEGKDGSLYLLTNNRDGRGNPREGDDKIIRLVPIQS, from the coding sequence ATGTGGAAAAAATGGATGCTTTGTGTGCTTACCTTGATCCTGAGTATACCGGTTGTGGCCTGCGAGGCGAATCCTGCAACAGAATCGCAGCCAGCTCAACAGTCTCTTCCCTATCGGATGGAGGTATTGGCTGATCAATTAGATGTGCCGTGGGCGATGGATATAGCCTCGGACGGTCGCTTCTTTTTCACAGAACGGCCTGGCAGAATACGTGTGATCCAGTCAGGCAAGCTGCTGCCGGAGCCGCTCATCTCATTCCCTGCCCCGTTTATAAGCGAGGGAGAAGGCGGGCTGTTGGGCCTTGTGCTCGATCCTGATTTTGCGAATAACCACTACTTGTACATTTACCATACTTACAAAGAGGGACTGGCTACTTTCAATCGTGTCCTGCGACTACGAGAAGCAAACAACTCAGCACAGATTGACAAGGTACTCCTCGACAAAATCCCGGGAAGCTCGATCCACAACGGAGGGCGAATCAAAATCGGTCCGGATCAGCGTCTCTATATTACGACAGGCGATGCGCACGAGCCGAAGCTTGCACAAGATCGGGCAAGTCTCGCCGGAAAAATTTTGCGCATCAATCTGGATGGAACCATTCCTGCCGACAATCCTTTTTCCGGCTCACCTGTATACAGCTATGGACATCGCAATTCGCAAGGCATCGCATGGTATCCGGATACAGGGAGACTCTATAGCTCGGAGCACGGCCAGACTGCACATGATGAGATCAATCGGATCGAGCCGGGGGCCAATTACGGCTGGCCGGTCATTTCTGGTGAACAGCAAAAAGAGGGGATGAAAACCCCCCTCCTGCAAAGCGGTGATACGACATGGGCTCCTTCTGGCATGACGTTTGTATCCAAAGGGCCGTGGAAAGGACAACTGCTCGTAGCGAACCTCAGGGGCAAGCAGCTTCAGAAAATTAGCTTAGACGCTACTCGACCGGATACAGTATTGGAGGCTGGTGCTTTGTTCCAAGACGAGTTCGGACGATTGCGCGATGTGATCGAAGGAAAAGACGGTTCACTCTATTTGTTAACCAACAACCGCGATGGTCGTGGAAATCCGAGAGAAGGGGACGATAAAATTATCCGACTCGTTCCGATCCAGTCGTAG